The following coding sequences lie in one Carassius carassius chromosome 1, fCarCar2.1, whole genome shotgun sequence genomic window:
- the LOC132114832 gene encoding LOW QUALITY PROTEIN: lens fiber major intrinsic protein (The sequence of the model RefSeq protein was modified relative to this genomic sequence to represent the inferred CDS: deleted 2 bases in 2 codons; substituted 4 bases at 4 genomic stop codons) codes for MTHSFTLTGERKAGRQVVTTSEEYMXAFLIKRLNQVRPSSLAPLAVYRKDQASGQRKARIKTANSKFIAKGDLDYKEDKLKKKHHETLVQIQLDPKGHMVWLVFSXHILXVFGNWPLSLDSITDEPLPTLDSSLACSPDPLHVSLAFGVSITLASVCLGEVHLNPVVTLALVAGLRVSPWRAVLLVGAQLLGALSACALLLGIMPTALKSNLGVNEVWLMRVGATLELLNSSLHQCSHTLFLERKXGNSKMGMDGWREIENRERERERERREENIVCPVDPGVYLYQALLVEMAVTFQLVLCVQAATHPKSASASMAPAVIGLSVTLGHLVAIGFTGCGMNPARSFGPAVLTMNFHNHWVYWVGPCAGSLLAWLLNDMVLHPRWSCLGNWVTECKETLLKDLSQQSGDPENHVEA; via the exons ATGACACACAGCTTCACCCTCACTGGTGAGAGGAAGGCTGGAAGACAGG TCGTGACTACCTCAGAGGAATATATGTGAGCCTTTTTGATAAAGCGACTGAATCAAGTCCGACCCTCAAGCTTAGCTCCTCTGGCAG TGTACAGGAAAGATCAGGCCAGCGGACAAAGGAAGGCAAG AATCAAGACTGCTAACTCAAAATTCATTGCTAAAGGAGATCTAGATTACAAAGAAGACAAGCTGAAGAAGAAGCACCATGAAACCCTTGTCCAAATTCAGCTTGATCCTAAGGGACATATGGTCTGGCTTGTTTTTTCGTGACATATTCTGTGAGTTTTTGGCAACT GGCCTCTGTCATTGGACTCCATCACAGATGAACCCCTCCCTACGCTGGACTCTTCTTTGGCATGCTCACCCGACCCACTGCATGTTTCTTTGGCTTTCGGAGTATCTATAACCCTGGCCTCTGTCTGCCTGGGTGAGGTGCATCTCAACCCGGTGGTTACCCTGGCTTTGGTTGCAGGCTTGAGGGTAAGCCCCTGGCGGGCTGTCCTTTTGGTGGGAGCGCAACTGCTTGGTGCCCTCAGTGCATGTGCTCTCCTGTTAGGCATAATGCCGACTGCCCTAAAGAGCAACCTGGGGGTTAATGAG gtgtggttgatgagggttggagcta CTCTGGAACTTCTGAACTCTTCTCTTCATCAGTGTTCCCACACCCTGTTCTTGGAG AGAAAGTGAGGAAACAGTAAGATGggcatggatggatggagggagatagaaaat agagagagagagagagagagagagagaagggaagaAAACATAGTTTGTCCG GTGGACCCAGGAGTATATCTGTATCAGGCTCTGTTAGTGGAGATGGCTGTTACATTCCAGCTAGTGCTGTGTGTCCAGGCTGCCACTCATCCCAAATCAGCATCAGCC TCCATGGCCCCAGCCGTCATCGGCCTGTCTGTCACCCTTGGTCATCTTGTGGCA ATTGGCTTCACAGGCTGTGGAATGAATCCTGCCAGGTCATTTGGTCCAGCTGTGCTAACTATGAACTTCCATAATCACTGG GTGTATTGGGTGGGGCCTTGTGCTGGCTCTCTCCTTGCCTGGCTACTGAATGACATGGTTCTCCATCCTCGTTGGAGCTGCCTTGGGAACTGGGTGACAGAGTGTAAAGAGACACTCCTGAAAGATCTTTCCCAGCAGTCCGGAGACCCTGAAAACCATGTGGAAGCATAG